One genomic segment of Nonomuraea coxensis DSM 45129 includes these proteins:
- a CDS encoding pyridoxamine 5'-phosphate oxidase family protein yields MTTARDLKELSEAEALRRLASVPFGRVVFTLHALPAVRPVNHVVADGRVVIRTNPGTVLGKEVAPAAAVVAFEADDLDPYERVGWSVIVTGIARPVTDPEEAERFKELLQPWVQGGMDQVISIQPEIVNGFELVPVDDAS; encoded by the coding sequence ATGACGACGGCACGCGACCTCAAGGAACTGTCCGAGGCCGAGGCCCTGCGACGGCTGGCGTCCGTACCGTTCGGACGGGTCGTCTTCACCCTGCACGCACTCCCCGCGGTACGCCCGGTGAACCACGTCGTGGCCGACGGCCGGGTGGTCATCCGCACCAACCCCGGCACGGTGCTGGGCAAGGAGGTCGCGCCCGCCGCGGCCGTGGTCGCGTTCGAGGCCGACGACCTGGACCCGTACGAGCGGGTGGGCTGGAGCGTGATCGTCACCGGCATCGCCAGGCCGGTGACCGACCCCGAGGAGGCGGAGCGGTTCAAGGAGCTGCTCCAGCCGTGGGTACAGGGCGGCATGGACCAGGTGATCAGCATCCAGCCGGAGATCGTCAACGGCTTCGAGCTGGTCCCGGTCGACGACGCCTCCTGA
- a CDS encoding ABC transporter permease encodes MRSKVVLRRLMANRQARYGSIALLLLVLAAYIGPYFGAYAWTEKDFLAFLSPPDADHWWGTTSIGQDMYAITLRGMQKSIVIGLLVALISTGLAAIVGAFAGYFGGWADRILMWGVDLLLVLPSFLIIAIISPRLKAGGSWLWFVVLLAAFSWMITSRVVRSMTISLREREYVLAAVYMGIPRWKIIFRHIVPNLSSLLIIDATLNVSSAIIGEAALSFFGFGIQPPDVSLGTLIAAGSGNATGYPWLFAFPAGALVLLVLSVNLIGDGLRDALDPGSNS; translated from the coding sequence ATGCGTTCCAAGGTCGTCCTGCGGCGCCTGATGGCCAACCGGCAGGCCCGCTACGGCTCCATCGCCCTGCTGCTGCTGGTGCTGGCCGCCTACATCGGCCCGTACTTCGGCGCGTACGCCTGGACGGAGAAGGACTTCCTGGCCTTCCTGTCGCCGCCCGACGCCGACCACTGGTGGGGCACCACCTCGATCGGCCAGGACATGTACGCGATCACGCTGCGCGGCATGCAGAAGTCGATCGTGATCGGCCTCCTGGTGGCGCTGATCTCGACGGGGCTGGCCGCGATCGTCGGCGCGTTCGCCGGATATTTCGGTGGATGGGCGGACAGGATCCTCATGTGGGGCGTGGACCTGCTCCTCGTCCTGCCCAGCTTCCTGATCATCGCCATCATCTCGCCGCGCCTCAAGGCGGGCGGCTCGTGGCTCTGGTTCGTCGTGCTGCTCGCGGCGTTCTCCTGGATGATCACCTCCCGGGTGGTGCGGAGCATGACGATCTCGCTCCGCGAGCGCGAGTACGTCCTGGCCGCCGTCTACATGGGCATCCCGCGCTGGAAGATCATCTTCCGGCACATCGTGCCCAACCTGTCCTCGCTGCTGATCATCGACGCGACGCTCAACGTCTCCTCGGCGATCATCGGTGAGGCGGCGCTGTCCTTCTTCGGCTTCGGCATCCAGCCACCGGACGTCTCGCTCGGCACGCTGATCGCGGCCGGCTCCGGCAACGCCACCGGCTACCCCTGGCTGTTCGCCTTCCCCGCGGGCGCGCTGGTGCTCCTCGTGCTCAGCGTGAACCTCATCGGCGACGGCCTGCGCGACGCCCTCGACCCCGGGAGCAACTCGTGA
- a CDS encoding DoxX family membrane protein, with the protein MATIFHPRAAHPEIVATTDTPAKNPVQYVWAAARIAIGWVFLWAFLDKTFGWGFATPAAKAWVNGGSPTTGFLKGTGENALGGFFSALAGQVWVDWLFMLGLLGIGAALVLGVGTRIAAVAGALMMALMWAAELPLTTNPFMDEHIIYAIVMAGLALANAGATLGLGNLRIVRENAWLK; encoded by the coding sequence ATGGCGACCATCTTCCACCCCCGCGCCGCTCACCCCGAAATCGTCGCCACCACCGACACCCCCGCCAAGAACCCCGTCCAGTACGTCTGGGCCGCCGCCCGCATCGCGATCGGCTGGGTCTTCCTCTGGGCCTTCCTGGACAAGACCTTCGGCTGGGGCTTCGCCACCCCGGCGGCCAAGGCCTGGGTCAACGGCGGCAGCCCCACCACCGGCTTCCTCAAGGGCACCGGCGAGAACGCCCTCGGCGGCTTCTTCAGCGCGCTGGCCGGACAGGTCTGGGTGGACTGGCTGTTCATGCTCGGCCTGCTCGGCATCGGCGCCGCGCTCGTCCTCGGCGTCGGCACCAGGATCGCGGCCGTCGCGGGAGCCCTGATGATGGCCCTCATGTGGGCGGCGGAGCTGCCCCTCACCACCAACCCGTTCATGGACGAGCACATCATCTACGCGATCGTCATGGCCGGTCTGGCCCTCGCCAACGCCGGCGCCACCCTCGGCCTCGGCAACCTGCGGATCGTCCGCGAGAACGCATGGCTCAAGTGA
- a CDS encoding sigma 54 modulation/S30EA ribosomal C-terminal domain-containing protein: MRHRPIALDPADVQIKIRGGVRPGDVRRARQTVAELTRLAHEPVLGARITLASAPGPEERRTAEAVLDVQGRLIRARAGATSTRAAIHLLGDRLRTRLLESARDWENRRGRHHQKPQTVRSAPEPRIVRILSAVRAVPDEAVVEMDQLDHDFLLFVDPVTDQDCLVHRTGDGYRLVRLDPRPELPPPTCAAISVATEPAPRLTVAAAVERLELGGFPFVFFADAGSGAGRVVHRRADGTYGLTATLHT; this comes from the coding sequence ATGAGGCACAGGCCCATCGCTCTCGACCCCGCCGACGTGCAGATCAAGATCCGTGGCGGGGTCCGGCCCGGTGACGTCAGGCGCGCCAGGCAGACCGTGGCCGAGCTGACCCGCCTCGCGCACGAGCCGGTGCTCGGCGCGAGGATCACGCTCGCCAGCGCGCCCGGCCCCGAGGAGCGCCGCACGGCGGAGGCCGTCCTGGACGTCCAGGGACGGCTCATCAGGGCCCGGGCCGGCGCGACCTCCACGCGCGCCGCCATCCACCTGCTCGGCGACCGGCTGCGTACGCGGCTGCTGGAGAGCGCCCGCGACTGGGAGAACCGCCGGGGACGCCACCACCAGAAGCCCCAGACCGTCCGGAGCGCCCCCGAGCCGCGGATCGTCCGGATCCTGTCGGCGGTGCGCGCCGTCCCCGACGAGGCGGTCGTGGAGATGGACCAGCTCGACCACGACTTCCTGCTCTTCGTCGACCCCGTGACCGATCAGGACTGCCTCGTCCACCGGACCGGCGACGGCTACCGGCTGGTGCGGCTCGACCCGCGGCCCGAGCTGCCCCCGCCGACCTGCGCGGCGATCTCGGTCGCCACGGAGCCCGCGCCCCGCCTGACCGTCGCCGCCGCCGTCGAGCGACTGGAGCTGGGCGGGTTCCCGTTCGTGTTCTTCGCCGACGCCGGCAGCGGCGCCGGGCGGGTCGTCCACCGCCGCGCGGACGGCACGTACGGCCTGACCGCCACCCTTCACACCTGA
- a CDS encoding ABC transporter family substrate-binding protein: MKVRYRASAGIAVLALAVAACGGGGGEAKKPSAEQSQQAQEQMSQTPAISINPVPYEQVKDGGTLTLAVGQWPTQWNGNHVDGNQADTADMLDPIMPELMVADEGAQWTPNPNYVTDVKNDMSSGKQVITYTLNEKAQWSDGTPITYKDLQAQWKANSGKDKKFKPASTDGWDKIESVEKGDSDKVAVITFTKPYPEWQGLFTRATAWLFPAKHMESAKAYEEDYLQKIPVTAGPFKVESINEGTKTLTLVRDDKWWGQKAKLDKIIFRGIESPEAQVNAFANGEIDGVEIPSGAPAELKRAKEVPNVDIRKALSPNWRHITVNNQSTNLKDKVVRQAIAYGINRDVITQSDLKDMDWPLQTLGNHVFMNNHKGYVDNSGDLGKYNLEKAKQLLDQAGWKQEGEYRKKDGKDLELAFVIPTGTPVSQSEGELVQAMLKEAGVKVNIRPVPVDKFFTDYIIKGDFDLVPFSWIGTPLPIGSLSQIYKTGSESNFPKGSDPALDAAIQAAVDEMDPAKAIELANAADKLIWDMVHTIPLYQRPDIQATKKTLANWGARGYKTLDYTAIGFTG, translated from the coding sequence GTGAAGGTTCGTTACCGGGCGTCCGCGGGGATCGCGGTTCTGGCCCTGGCCGTCGCGGCTTGTGGCGGGGGTGGCGGCGAGGCCAAGAAGCCGAGCGCCGAGCAGTCGCAGCAGGCTCAGGAGCAGATGTCGCAGACTCCGGCCATCAGCATCAACCCGGTGCCGTACGAGCAGGTCAAGGACGGCGGCACGCTGACCCTGGCCGTCGGCCAGTGGCCGACGCAGTGGAACGGCAACCACGTGGACGGCAACCAGGCCGACACGGCGGACATGCTCGACCCGATCATGCCTGAGCTGATGGTGGCGGACGAGGGCGCGCAGTGGACGCCGAACCCGAACTACGTGACCGACGTCAAGAACGACATGTCGTCCGGCAAGCAGGTCATCACCTACACGCTGAACGAGAAGGCGCAGTGGTCGGACGGCACGCCGATCACCTACAAGGACCTTCAGGCGCAGTGGAAGGCCAACAGCGGCAAGGACAAGAAGTTCAAGCCGGCCTCCACCGACGGCTGGGACAAGATCGAGTCGGTCGAGAAGGGCGACTCGGACAAGGTCGCGGTCATCACCTTCACCAAGCCCTACCCCGAGTGGCAGGGCCTGTTCACCCGCGCCACCGCATGGCTCTTCCCGGCCAAGCACATGGAGAGCGCGAAGGCGTACGAAGAGGACTACCTGCAGAAGATCCCGGTCACCGCGGGCCCCTTCAAGGTCGAGTCCATCAACGAGGGCACCAAGACGCTCACGCTCGTGCGTGACGACAAGTGGTGGGGCCAGAAGGCCAAGCTCGACAAGATCATCTTCCGTGGCATCGAGTCGCCGGAGGCGCAGGTCAACGCCTTCGCCAACGGCGAGATCGACGGCGTCGAGATCCCGTCCGGCGCCCCGGCCGAGCTGAAGCGCGCCAAGGAGGTCCCGAACGTGGACATCCGCAAGGCGCTCAGCCCGAACTGGCGGCACATCACGGTCAACAACCAGAGCACGAACCTGAAGGACAAGGTCGTCCGCCAGGCCATCGCGTACGGCATCAACCGTGACGTGATCACGCAGTCCGACCTCAAGGACATGGACTGGCCGCTGCAGACGCTCGGCAACCACGTCTTCATGAACAACCACAAGGGCTACGTCGACAACTCCGGCGACCTCGGCAAGTACAACCTGGAGAAGGCCAAGCAGCTCCTCGACCAGGCCGGCTGGAAGCAGGAGGGTGAGTACCGCAAGAAGGACGGCAAGGACCTCGAGCTGGCCTTCGTCATCCCCACCGGCACCCCGGTCTCGCAGTCCGAGGGCGAGCTGGTCCAGGCCATGCTGAAGGAAGCCGGCGTCAAGGTCAACATCCGTCCGGTCCCGGTCGACAAGTTCTTCACGGACTACATCATCAAGGGCGACTTCGACCTGGTGCCGTTCTCCTGGATCGGCACGCCGCTGCCCATCGGCAGCCTGTCCCAGATCTACAAGACGGGCTCCGAGAGCAACTTCCCCAAGGGCAGTGACCCGGCTCTCGACGCCGCCATCCAGGCCGCGGTGGACGAGATGGACCCGGCCAAGGCCATCGAGCTGGCCAACGCCGCGGACAAGCTCATCTGGGACATGGTGCACACGATTCCGCTGTACCAGCGCCCCGACATCCAGGCGACGAAGAAGACGCTGGCCAACTGGGGTGCCCGCGGCTACAAGACGCTGGACTACACGGCGATCGGCTTCACCGGCTGA
- a CDS encoding UTRA domain-containing protein encodes MDLKTLREVAQVNDPVERARMLSRLMTEEQGLVTEAAKMRRQAIAEARESGMSLEEIAGRLGVSPGRISQMRKGPTARAPEGPASPAPRVLVQRALPTEPAVRGSKSLFLAEAERQGLKADRRMLYVGLEPAGDHVAACLRVEPGTDIVARRKMMIANDVPVRIATSYFRADLFGDTRIAEPEFVKPSLQSALTALGYSFGHAEENLTARPPTTFERETLELEPGEWIIQVLRASYSTEDTPIHVLETICAANRHIFSIGQVSGYDEF; translated from the coding sequence ATGGACTTGAAGACGCTGAGAGAAGTCGCGCAGGTCAACGATCCCGTGGAACGAGCCCGGATGCTCAGCCGACTCATGACCGAGGAGCAGGGATTGGTTACCGAGGCGGCCAAGATGCGCCGACAGGCCATCGCGGAGGCGCGGGAGTCCGGAATGAGCCTGGAAGAGATCGCCGGGCGGCTGGGAGTCTCGCCTGGACGCATTTCACAGATGAGAAAGGGGCCGACGGCTCGTGCGCCGGAGGGTCCTGCCTCGCCTGCCCCTCGGGTGCTGGTGCAGCGGGCGTTGCCGACCGAACCCGCGGTCAGGGGGTCCAAGTCCCTGTTCCTGGCGGAAGCGGAACGGCAGGGGCTCAAAGCTGATCGCCGGATGCTCTACGTCGGGCTCGAACCCGCCGGCGATCATGTCGCGGCCTGTCTGCGGGTCGAACCCGGTACGGACATCGTGGCGCGGCGCAAGATGATGATCGCGAACGACGTGCCCGTACGCATCGCGACCAGCTACTTCCGTGCGGACCTGTTCGGCGACACGAGGATCGCGGAGCCGGAGTTCGTGAAGCCGTCGCTTCAGTCCGCGCTGACCGCGCTCGGTTACTCGTTCGGTCACGCGGAGGAGAACCTGACCGCTCGTCCGCCGACCACCTTCGAGCGTGAGACGCTGGAACTCGAACCCGGTGAGTGGATCATCCAGGTGCTCCGCGCGAGCTACTCCACCGAGGACACTCCCATCCACGTCCTGGAGACGATCTGCGCGGCGAACCGGCACATCTTCTCCATCGGCCAGGTCTCCGGGTACGACGAGTTCTGA
- a CDS encoding ABC transporter permease, whose translation MGKYLLRRLAINVVLVAVAASLAYMLAASTMSPRAAYQGRQPPIPEATIDATLDMYNLNDKVPVLQRYATWATGVLQGDFGKTWNGGSVNDEMGRRIFVSLRLLLIGTLVGFAVGIGLGAISAVKQYKFTDRLIGVSSFVVLAIPVFVLATLLAIATYNLNRGLGFTLIEYTGEYNPQLTGWDQFLNRLNHLILPTISLSLGSIAFYSRIQRNMMLDVLGQDFVRTARAKGLRRRAALTKHALRTALIPSATYFAFAFGTMFTGATFTEKIFAWHGMGAWLVDAINAQDVNSVAAVTFFTAICVLFAAFLSDLLVAALDPRVRVS comes from the coding sequence ATGGGCAAGTACCTGCTACGCAGGTTGGCGATAAACGTGGTCCTGGTCGCCGTGGCGGCCAGTCTCGCGTACATGCTCGCCGCCAGCACGATGAGCCCTCGGGCCGCGTACCAGGGCCGCCAGCCTCCGATCCCCGAAGCGACGATCGACGCCACGCTCGACATGTACAACCTCAACGACAAGGTTCCCGTGCTCCAGCGCTACGCGACCTGGGCCACGGGCGTCCTGCAGGGGGACTTCGGCAAGACCTGGAACGGCGGCTCGGTCAACGACGAGATGGGCCGGCGGATCTTCGTCAGCCTCCGGCTGCTGCTGATCGGCACACTGGTCGGCTTCGCGGTGGGCATCGGGCTGGGAGCCATCTCAGCGGTGAAACAGTACAAGTTCACCGACCGGTTAATAGGCGTCTCCTCCTTCGTGGTGCTGGCGATCCCCGTCTTCGTGCTGGCGACCCTGCTCGCGATCGCGACGTACAACCTGAACCGCGGGCTCGGGTTCACGCTCATCGAGTACACCGGCGAGTACAACCCCCAGCTGACGGGCTGGGACCAGTTCCTCAACCGGCTGAACCACCTGATCCTGCCGACGATCTCGCTGAGCCTCGGCTCGATCGCCTTCTACAGCCGCATCCAGCGCAACATGATGCTCGACGTGCTCGGCCAGGACTTCGTCCGCACCGCGCGGGCCAAGGGCCTGCGCCGCAGGGCGGCGCTCACCAAGCACGCGCTGCGGACCGCGCTGATCCCGTCCGCGACGTACTTCGCCTTCGCGTTCGGGACGATGTTCACGGGAGCGACCTTCACCGAGAAGATCTTCGCCTGGCACGGCATGGGAGCCTGGCTGGTCGACGCGATCAACGCCCAGGACGTCAACTCCGTCGCCGCGGTGACCTTCTTCACCGCGATCTGTGTCCTGTTCGCCGCCTTCCTGTCGGACCTGCTGGTGGCGGCGCTCGACCCGAGGGTGCGGGTGAGCTGA
- a CDS encoding ABC transporter ATP-binding protein, translating into MSILEVKDLTVTFPGGVQAVRGVSYEVERGEVLGIVGESGSGKSVTSLAVMGLLPPNAVVSGSAKLHGRELIGMDDDELVKIRGKAISMIFQDPLSAFTPVYTIGDQIAEAVRIHQRMPKDKAAKRAVELLDLVGIPHPDVRAKAFPHEFSGGMRQRAMIAMAIANDPDLLICDEPTTALDVTIQAQVLEVLKTAQQETGAGIVMITHDLGVIAGMADRVLVMYAGRPVEQGPVDDLYYRPRMPYTMGLLASIPRVDGEEGPLVPIEGNPPSPSALPPGCPFAPRCPMRVDMCDDEEPPLIPFGPGGGRSVACIRSHEIEHKGLTGADVFPVPVIPPSEVVRVPRAERATVLELEDMIRHYPLMKGAVMKRRVGTVYAVDGITLDIAEGETLALVGESGCGKTTTLQQIMQLAPPEGGRVVVLGKDSAKIDKAMRRELRRDVQIVFQDPMAALDPRMPVQDIIAEPLRAHGRKDVRARVAELLELVGLSPEHAERYPNQFSGGQRQRIGIARALALEPKLLVLDEPVSALDVSIQAGVINLLEELKNTLGLSYLFVAHDLAVVRHLADRVAVMYLGKIAEIGTVEEVYDHPAHPYTQALLSAIPLPDPERERTRKRILLEGDLPSPANPPTGCRFRTRCPKFAGRLSEAERQRCVDEEPSVARLANAVDHGAACHYAEEIEVITASDDQEEK; encoded by the coding sequence GTGAGCATCTTGGAGGTCAAGGACCTCACCGTCACCTTCCCCGGCGGCGTCCAGGCCGTGCGCGGGGTGTCGTACGAGGTCGAGCGCGGCGAGGTGCTCGGCATCGTCGGCGAGTCCGGCTCCGGCAAGTCGGTGACCTCGCTCGCGGTCATGGGCCTGCTCCCGCCGAACGCCGTGGTCAGCGGCTCGGCGAAGCTGCACGGCCGCGAGCTCATCGGCATGGACGACGACGAGCTGGTCAAGATCCGCGGCAAGGCCATCAGCATGATCTTCCAGGATCCGCTGTCGGCGTTCACGCCCGTCTACACGATCGGCGACCAGATCGCCGAGGCCGTGCGCATCCACCAGCGGATGCCGAAGGACAAGGCGGCCAAGCGGGCCGTCGAGCTGCTCGACCTGGTCGGCATCCCGCACCCGGACGTGCGCGCCAAGGCCTTCCCGCACGAGTTCTCCGGCGGCATGCGGCAGCGCGCGATGATCGCCATGGCCATCGCCAACGACCCCGACCTGCTCATCTGCGACGAGCCGACCACGGCGCTCGACGTCACCATCCAGGCCCAGGTGCTGGAGGTGCTGAAGACCGCGCAGCAGGAGACCGGCGCCGGCATCGTGATGATCACCCACGACCTCGGCGTCATCGCCGGCATGGCCGACCGGGTGCTCGTCATGTACGCGGGCCGGCCGGTCGAGCAGGGGCCGGTGGACGACCTCTACTACCGGCCGCGCATGCCGTACACGATGGGCCTGCTCGCCTCGATCCCGCGCGTGGACGGCGAGGAGGGGCCGCTGGTGCCGATCGAGGGCAACCCGCCCTCGCCGTCGGCGCTGCCGCCCGGCTGCCCGTTCGCGCCGCGCTGCCCCATGCGGGTGGACATGTGCGACGACGAGGAGCCGCCGCTCATCCCGTTCGGTCCGGGCGGCGGGCGCAGCGTGGCCTGCATCCGCTCCCACGAGATCGAGCACAAGGGCCTGACCGGCGCCGACGTGTTCCCCGTGCCGGTGATCCCGCCGAGCGAGGTGGTCCGGGTGCCGCGCGCCGAGCGCGCGACGGTCCTGGAGCTGGAGGACATGATCCGGCACTACCCGCTCATGAAGGGCGCGGTGATGAAGCGCCGGGTCGGAACGGTCTACGCCGTGGACGGCATCACCCTCGACATCGCCGAGGGCGAGACACTGGCCCTGGTCGGCGAGTCGGGCTGCGGCAAGACCACCACGCTGCAGCAGATCATGCAGCTCGCGCCGCCGGAGGGCGGCCGGGTCGTGGTGCTCGGCAAGGACAGCGCCAAGATCGACAAGGCCATGCGCCGGGAGCTCCGCCGCGACGTGCAGATCGTCTTCCAGGACCCGATGGCCGCGCTCGACCCGCGCATGCCGGTCCAGGACATCATCGCCGAGCCGCTGCGCGCCCACGGCCGCAAGGACGTGCGCGCCCGGGTCGCGGAGCTGCTGGAGCTGGTCGGGCTGTCGCCGGAGCACGCCGAGCGCTACCCGAACCAGTTCTCCGGAGGCCAGCGCCAGCGCATCGGCATCGCCCGCGCGCTCGCGCTGGAGCCGAAGCTGCTCGTCCTCGACGAGCCGGTCTCGGCACTCGACGTCTCCATCCAGGCGGGTGTCATCAACCTGCTGGAGGAGCTGAAGAACACCCTGGGGCTGTCGTACCTCTTCGTCGCCCACGACCTGGCCGTGGTCAGGCACCTGGCCGACCGGGTGGCCGTGATGTACCTCGGCAAGATCGCCGAGATCGGCACGGTCGAGGAGGTCTACGACCACCCCGCGCATCCCTACACGCAGGCGCTGCTGTCGGCGATTCCGCTTCCGGACCCCGAGAGGGAACGCACCCGGAAGCGGATTCTGCTCGAAGGCGACCTGCCCAGCCCGGCGAACCCGCCCACGGGTTGCCGGTTCCGCACCCGCTGCCCCAAGTTCGCCGGCCGGCTGAGCGAGGCCGAGCGGCAGCGGTGCGTGGACGAAGAGCCCTCGGTTGCTCGGTTGGCGAACGCCGTGGATCACGGCGCCGCCTGCCACTACGCGGAGGAGATCGAGGTCATCACGGCCTCGGACGATCAGGAGGAAAAGTGA
- a CDS encoding amidohydrolase family protein, which produces MDRIDAHHHVWDLAARPHDWLDPEPMAPVRRTFTLGDLAGPAAAAGVSRTVLVQVLADLDETREFLGLAAGSDLVAGVVGWVDLTAPDVAGTLAELPPGLVGVRHGVQSEPDPAWLGRPDVRRGLAAVEGAGLAYDLLTLPHQLPAAIDTVRALPGLTFVLDHLSKPPIASGELEPWRSRVRELAALPNVFCKLSGMVTEADWTAWKVGDLRPYAEVVLEAFGPERVMFGSDWPVCLLAAEYAQVAEAAGELCAALTEGERAEVFAGSARRAYKLPQAAG; this is translated from the coding sequence ATGGACCGCATCGACGCGCACCACCACGTGTGGGATCTCGCCGCCCGGCCGCACGACTGGCTCGATCCGGAGCCGATGGCGCCCGTGCGGCGTACGTTCACGCTCGGCGACCTGGCCGGGCCGGCCGCCGCCGCGGGGGTGAGCCGTACGGTGCTCGTGCAGGTGCTGGCGGACCTGGACGAGACGCGCGAGTTCCTGGGCCTGGCCGCCGGTTCTGACCTGGTGGCGGGCGTGGTCGGATGGGTGGACCTGACCGCCCCCGACGTGGCCGGCACGCTCGCCGAGCTGCCGCCGGGGCTGGTGGGGGTGCGGCACGGCGTGCAGTCCGAGCCGGACCCCGCCTGGCTCGGCCGGCCGGACGTGCGGCGCGGTCTCGCCGCCGTCGAGGGCGCGGGGCTCGCCTACGACCTGCTCACGCTGCCGCACCAGCTTCCCGCCGCCATCGACACCGTACGGGCGCTGCCGGGGCTGACGTTCGTGCTGGACCACCTGTCGAAGCCGCCGATCGCCTCGGGCGAGCTGGAGCCGTGGCGGAGCCGGGTCAGGGAGCTGGCCGCGCTGCCCAACGTCTTCTGCAAGCTGTCCGGCATGGTGACCGAGGCCGACTGGACGGCGTGGAAGGTCGGGGACCTGCGGCCGTACGCGGAGGTCGTGCTGGAGGCGTTCGGGCCGGAGCGGGTGATGTTCGGCTCCGACTGGCCGGTCTGCCTGCTGGCCGCCGAGTACGCGCAGGTGGCGGAGGCCGCCGGCGAGCTGTGCGCGGCACTGACGGAGGGGGAGCGGGCCGAGGTCTTCGCGGGTTCCGCCCGCCGGGCGTACAAGCTGCCCCAGGCCGCTGGATGA